A genomic segment from Gopherus evgoodei ecotype Sinaloan lineage unplaced genomic scaffold, rGopEvg1_v1.p scaffold_33_arrow_ctg1, whole genome shotgun sequence encodes:
- the LOC115641010 gene encoding zinc finger protein 883-like isoform X1: protein MEQYVLLDPRQRALYRDVMQESYETLMALEFPISKPDLLSRLDQGDEPTALDLHMPRGGRAVADGTASGKEEEKPQQASPEELASEKADGAGKAPQSPEAGDKPPANSRESPNTCAECGKTFSHKSALAKHQKIHTGERPHECPDCGKTFIQRSDLTIHRRVHTGERPYACPDCGRRFSVSSSLLTHQRTHAPGGEKPNRCPQCGKSFADPNALTRHQKSHLGGKPYECGVCGKAFAWSSHLERHQRIHTGEKPFQCGECGRAFAWSSHLDRHMRTHAAAVEEEEAEEEAPPPPQRCADCGKRLNHQTDPQRFKHKGTQTQDGGGVGEGPDQIEESGPERPHRCEQCGKCFSQSSNLLKHQRVHTGERPYACPDCGRRFRWGSALAKHQRTHARERPAEDPEPARETGAAGKPYPCGACGKSFGWISHLERHRRIHTGEKPYRCGECGRAFAVSSHLERHRRIHTGERPYRCGDCGKSFAVSSTLLAHRRTHAAREGRPHQCPDCGKGFTAAAALERHRRLHRGEKPYQCGVCGKGFAWSSHYDRHRLTHTGEKPFPCAHCGKRFGRSSHRNRHQRAHAQAGAEKRHVCPDCGKAFSLSAALAAHQRLHAVGTNSPLSLLPPAWWEAERRIGTTTPPPEAWAQDPATHFQCPVPLSSPRSWATKSLSAPSAWRPGEGEASAAAPPESWAQQPPPSN from the exons ATGGAGCAGTATGTGCTGCTGGACCCCCGGCAGAGGGCCCtgtacagggatgtcatgcaggagagcTATGAAACCCTGATGGCCCTCG AATTTCCAATTTCCAAGCCTgacctgctctcccggctggaccAAGGGGATGAGCCAACAGCCCTGGATCTCCACATGCCCAGAGGTGGCCGGGCAG TAGCGGATGGCACCGCCagtgggaaggaagaggagaaaccCCAGCAAGCGAGCCCGGAGGAGCTGGCCTCGGAAAAAGCCGACGGCGCTGGGAAGGCTCCCCAAAGCCCTGAGGCAGGGGACAAGCCGCCGGCTAACAGCAGGGAGAGCCCCAACACCTGCGCCGAGTGTGGCAAGACCTTCAGTCACAAGTCGGCGCTGGCCAAGCACCAGAAGATCCACACGGGCGAGCGGCCCCACGAATGCCCCGACTGCGGCAAGACCTTCATCCAGCGTTCGGACCTGACCATCCACCGGCGGGTGCACACTGGGGAGCGCCCCTATGCTTGTCCCGACTGCGGGCGCCGCTTCAGCGTCAGCTCATCCCTGCTGACCCACCAGCGCACCCACGCGCCGGGCGGCGAGAAGCCCAACCGCTGCCCGCAGTGCGGCAAGAGCTTTGCCGACCCCAACGCCCTGACCCGGCACCAGAAGAGCCACCTGGGCGGCAAGCCATACGAGTGCGGCGTCTGTGGCAAGGCCTTCGCCTGGAGCTCCCACCTGGAGCggcaccagcgcatccacacgggagagaagcCCTTTCAGTGCGGGGAGTGTGGCCGGGCCTTTGCCTGGAGCTCCCACCTGGACCGCCACATGCGCACCCACGCAGCGGccgtggaggaggaggaggccgaGGAGGAAGCCCCGCCCCCGCCTCAGAGATGTGCCGACTGCGGTAAGCGCCTCAATCACCAGACGGACCCGCAGCGCTTCAAGCACAAGGGGACGCAGACCCAGGATGgcggtggggtgggagaggggcccGACCAGATCGAGGAGAGTGGCCCCGAGCGGCCCCACCGCTGCGAACAGTGCGGCAAATGCTTTAGCCAGAGCTCGAACCTGCTCAAACATCAGCGCGTGCACACGGGCGAGCGCCCCTACGCCTGCCCGGACTGCGGGCGCCGCTTCCGCTGGGGATCGGCCCTGGCCAAACACCAGCGCACCCATGCCCGGGAAAGGCCTGCTGAGGACCCAGAGCCGGCCCGTGAGACTGGAGCTGCCGGCAAGCCGTACCCGTGTGGGGCCTGCGGGAAGAGTTTTGGCTGGATCTCGCACCTGGAGCGTCACCGGCgcatccacacgggagagaagcCCTACCGGTGTGGGGAGTGTGGGCGGGCCTTCGCCGTCAGCTCCCACCTGGAGCGGCACCGGCGCATCCACACCGGCGAGCGGCCCTACCGCTGCGGCGACTGTGGCAAAAGCTTTGCCGTCAGCTCCACCCTGCTGGCTCACCGGCGCACTCACGCCGCCCGGGAAgggaggcctcaccagtgccctgACTGTGGCAAAGGTTTCACCGCTGCAGCTGCCCTGGAGCGGCACCGCCGGTTGCACCGGGGTGAGAAGCCTTACCAGTGCGGTGTCTGCGGCAAAGGCTTTGCCTGGAGCTCACACTACGACCGGCACCGGCTCACTCACACTGGAGAAaagcccttcccctgcgcccactGTGGCAAGCGCTTCGGCCGCAGCTCCCACCGCAACCGGCATCAGCGGGCCCACGCCCAGGCCGGCGCGGAGAAACGGCATGTCTGTCCCGACTGCGGCAAAGCCTTCAGCCTCAGTGCGGCCCTGGCGGCCCACCAGAGACTCCATGCCGTCGGCACCAACAGCCCACTCTCCCTGCTGCCGCCCGCCTGGTGGGAGGCCGAGAGGAGGATCGGGACAACTACACCACCACCCGAGGCCTGGGCTCAGGATCCTGCCACCCACTTCCAATGCCCTGTCCCTTTGTCGTCCCCCCGGTCCTGGGCGACCAAGTCTCTCTCAGCTCCCAGCGCATGGAGACCAGGGGAAGGGGAGGCCAGTGCTGCTGCCCCTCCAGAGAGCTGGGCCCAGCAACCTCCTCCCAGCAACTAA
- the LOC115641010 gene encoding zinc finger protein 883-like isoform X2 codes for MEQYVLLDPRQRALYRDVMQESYETLMALEFPISKPDLLSRLDQGDEPTALDLHMPRGGRAADGTASGKEEEKPQQASPEELASEKADGAGKAPQSPEAGDKPPANSRESPNTCAECGKTFSHKSALAKHQKIHTGERPHECPDCGKTFIQRSDLTIHRRVHTGERPYACPDCGRRFSVSSSLLTHQRTHAPGGEKPNRCPQCGKSFADPNALTRHQKSHLGGKPYECGVCGKAFAWSSHLERHQRIHTGEKPFQCGECGRAFAWSSHLDRHMRTHAAAVEEEEAEEEAPPPPQRCADCGKRLNHQTDPQRFKHKGTQTQDGGGVGEGPDQIEESGPERPHRCEQCGKCFSQSSNLLKHQRVHTGERPYACPDCGRRFRWGSALAKHQRTHARERPAEDPEPARETGAAGKPYPCGACGKSFGWISHLERHRRIHTGEKPYRCGECGRAFAVSSHLERHRRIHTGERPYRCGDCGKSFAVSSTLLAHRRTHAAREGRPHQCPDCGKGFTAAAALERHRRLHRGEKPYQCGVCGKGFAWSSHYDRHRLTHTGEKPFPCAHCGKRFGRSSHRNRHQRAHAQAGAEKRHVCPDCGKAFSLSAALAAHQRLHAVGTNSPLSLLPPAWWEAERRIGTTTPPPEAWAQDPATHFQCPVPLSSPRSWATKSLSAPSAWRPGEGEASAAAPPESWAQQPPPSN; via the exons ATGGAGCAGTATGTGCTGCTGGACCCCCGGCAGAGGGCCCtgtacagggatgtcatgcaggagagcTATGAAACCCTGATGGCCCTCG AATTTCCAATTTCCAAGCCTgacctgctctcccggctggaccAAGGGGATGAGCCAACAGCCCTGGATCTCCACATGCCCAGAGGTGGCCGGGCAG CGGATGGCACCGCCagtgggaaggaagaggagaaaccCCAGCAAGCGAGCCCGGAGGAGCTGGCCTCGGAAAAAGCCGACGGCGCTGGGAAGGCTCCCCAAAGCCCTGAGGCAGGGGACAAGCCGCCGGCTAACAGCAGGGAGAGCCCCAACACCTGCGCCGAGTGTGGCAAGACCTTCAGTCACAAGTCGGCGCTGGCCAAGCACCAGAAGATCCACACGGGCGAGCGGCCCCACGAATGCCCCGACTGCGGCAAGACCTTCATCCAGCGTTCGGACCTGACCATCCACCGGCGGGTGCACACTGGGGAGCGCCCCTATGCTTGTCCCGACTGCGGGCGCCGCTTCAGCGTCAGCTCATCCCTGCTGACCCACCAGCGCACCCACGCGCCGGGCGGCGAGAAGCCCAACCGCTGCCCGCAGTGCGGCAAGAGCTTTGCCGACCCCAACGCCCTGACCCGGCACCAGAAGAGCCACCTGGGCGGCAAGCCATACGAGTGCGGCGTCTGTGGCAAGGCCTTCGCCTGGAGCTCCCACCTGGAGCggcaccagcgcatccacacgggagagaagcCCTTTCAGTGCGGGGAGTGTGGCCGGGCCTTTGCCTGGAGCTCCCACCTGGACCGCCACATGCGCACCCACGCAGCGGccgtggaggaggaggaggccgaGGAGGAAGCCCCGCCCCCGCCTCAGAGATGTGCCGACTGCGGTAAGCGCCTCAATCACCAGACGGACCCGCAGCGCTTCAAGCACAAGGGGACGCAGACCCAGGATGgcggtggggtgggagaggggcccGACCAGATCGAGGAGAGTGGCCCCGAGCGGCCCCACCGCTGCGAACAGTGCGGCAAATGCTTTAGCCAGAGCTCGAACCTGCTCAAACATCAGCGCGTGCACACGGGCGAGCGCCCCTACGCCTGCCCGGACTGCGGGCGCCGCTTCCGCTGGGGATCGGCCCTGGCCAAACACCAGCGCACCCATGCCCGGGAAAGGCCTGCTGAGGACCCAGAGCCGGCCCGTGAGACTGGAGCTGCCGGCAAGCCGTACCCGTGTGGGGCCTGCGGGAAGAGTTTTGGCTGGATCTCGCACCTGGAGCGTCACCGGCgcatccacacgggagagaagcCCTACCGGTGTGGGGAGTGTGGGCGGGCCTTCGCCGTCAGCTCCCACCTGGAGCGGCACCGGCGCATCCACACCGGCGAGCGGCCCTACCGCTGCGGCGACTGTGGCAAAAGCTTTGCCGTCAGCTCCACCCTGCTGGCTCACCGGCGCACTCACGCCGCCCGGGAAgggaggcctcaccagtgccctgACTGTGGCAAAGGTTTCACCGCTGCAGCTGCCCTGGAGCGGCACCGCCGGTTGCACCGGGGTGAGAAGCCTTACCAGTGCGGTGTCTGCGGCAAAGGCTTTGCCTGGAGCTCACACTACGACCGGCACCGGCTCACTCACACTGGAGAAaagcccttcccctgcgcccactGTGGCAAGCGCTTCGGCCGCAGCTCCCACCGCAACCGGCATCAGCGGGCCCACGCCCAGGCCGGCGCGGAGAAACGGCATGTCTGTCCCGACTGCGGCAAAGCCTTCAGCCTCAGTGCGGCCCTGGCGGCCCACCAGAGACTCCATGCCGTCGGCACCAACAGCCCACTCTCCCTGCTGCCGCCCGCCTGGTGGGAGGCCGAGAGGAGGATCGGGACAACTACACCACCACCCGAGGCCTGGGCTCAGGATCCTGCCACCCACTTCCAATGCCCTGTCCCTTTGTCGTCCCCCCGGTCCTGGGCGACCAAGTCTCTCTCAGCTCCCAGCGCATGGAGACCAGGGGAAGGGGAGGCCAGTGCTGCTGCCCCTCCAGAGAGCTGGGCCCAGCAACCTCCTCCCAGCAACTAA